The window TCTTCTGGAGCGCCTCGAAGATCTCGCGTAGGCTCGCCTCCTCTTTGCCGATGAACAGGTCGCCGGCACGGAAGGTCGTATCAAGATCGGCATTGGTCAAGCCGTAGTGATTGATCGACAGGTCTACGGGCGCAGGACGCTGCCACAACCCCAACGGGTCGAGCTTGGCAGCCTGATGGCCGCGCATGCGATAGGCCTGGATCAGTCGCAGAACTTCAACCTGCTTCTTCTCGTGTTCACTGCTCACGCTCCCGGCGGATACCGGTTGGGCGCGGCGCTGGTTCTTTGCCAGCAGTACGAAATGGTCGCGGATTGTCGAGTGCGATACATCGGTAGCGGTGCTGCCGTCGGCGGGCAACTTCTGGAAGTAGGTGCGCCACTCTTCTGGCACAGCGTTAGGGTCGTGCAGGTAGAGCTCATAAAGCTCTTCCACATATGCAGCGTTACCACCTGAAAGGTGGGCGCTTTCCCACATGCGCTGCATCACGCTTTCTTGCATGCTTGGTCACCCTCGGTTAGGGGACTGATCGGCGAGAGCCACAGCAAACCTGGAAAAGTCCGAATACAGCGACTGAACCACGCCACTTGGATCCTGCTGATTTTCCGGGTACCAGCCCGGAAGCCCCTGCTGGTCTCATATCTTCATAGGTAATGAACGCAGGCTTTGTGGGCCCTTGTTCGGGTTTTACCTCAGTGCGGGCTCACCACCCGCACCTCGGCTTACTGCAGGTACAACTCTTTGTATCAGGTGCCGCTTTGCAGCAGCATGTTACGTACGTGGCCGATTGCCTTGGTCGGGTTCAGACCTTTCGGGCAAACGTTGACGCAGTTCATGATCCCGCGGCAGCGGAATACGCTGAACGGGTCATCCAGGGACGCCAGGCGCTCCTGGGTCTTGGTGTCACGGCTGTCGGCCAGGAAGCGATAGGCCTGCAGCAGTGCGGCGGGGCCCAGGAACTTGTCCGGGTTCCACCAGAACGACGGGCAGGAGGTCGAGCAGCAAGCGCACAGGATGCACTCGTACAGGCCGTCCAGCTTGTCGCGGTCTTCCGGCGACTGCAGGCGCTCGATGGCCGGTGCCGGGGTGTCGTTCTGCAGGAACGGCTTCACCTTCTCGTACTGCTTGTAGAAGATGCTCATGTCGACGACCAGGTCACGAATGACCGGCAGGCCCGGCAGCGGACGCAGAATCAGCTTGTTGCCCTTCACCACCGCCGACAACGGGGTGATGCAGGCCAGGCCGTTCTTGCCGTTGATGTTCATGCCATCGGAACCGCAAACGCCTTCACGGCACGAGCGACGATAGGAGAAACCTTCGTCCTGTTCCTTGATCAGTGCCAGCACGTCCAGAACCATCAGATCCTTGCCGCCGGTATCGACCTGGAAGGTCTGCATTTTCGGCGCCGAATCGGTGTCCGGGTTGTAACGATAAACTTCGACTTGCAACATAGCGGCTACCCTTAGTAAGTCCGGACTTTTGGTTCGAAGGCTGGAACAGTCTTCGGCGCAAAGTTGACGCCACGCTTGGCGACGCGCTTCTCACCCGGGTAGTACAGGGTGTGGCACAGCCAGTTTTCGTCGTCACGGTCTTCGTAATCTTCACGGGCGTGAGCGCCGCGGGACTCTTTACGGGCTTCTGCCGCGATGGCGGTAGCTTCGGCGACTTCCAGCAGGTTCTGCAGCTCCAGCGCTTCGATACGCGCGGTGTTGAAGGCCTGGGACTTGTCGTTGATCTTGACGTTGGCGATACGGTCACGCAGACCGGCCAGCTGCTCGATACCCTTCTGCATGTATTCGCCAGTACGGAATACACCGAAGTAGTTCTGCATGCAGCTCTGCAGCTCGCGCTTCAGGCTGGCAACGTCTTCACCGGTGGTGCGCTCGTTCAGCTTGTTCAGGCGGTTCAGGGCAACATCGACGTCGGTGTCGCTGGCGTCGCGGTATTCCACGCCTTCGGTCAGCGCCTTCTCCAGGTGCAGGCCGGCAGCACGGCCGAACACCACCAGGTCGAGCAGCGAGTTGCCGCCCAGGCGGTTGGCACCGTGAACAGATACGCACGCCACTTCACCTACGGCGAACAGGCCCGGGATGATGTGATCGTTGCCTTCGGCGTCCATGGTAATGGCCTGGCCATGAATGTTGGTGGCAACGCCGCCCATCATGTAGTGGCAGGTCGGGATGACCGGTACCGGCGCGACCACAGGGTCGACGTGGGCGAAGGTCTTGGACAGCTCGCAGATACCTGGCAGGCGGCTGTGCAGCACTTCCTCGCCCAGGTGGTCCAGCTTCAGCAGTACGTGGTCCTTGTTCGGGCCCACGCCGTTGCCGGCGATGATTTCCTTGACCATGGAACGGGCGACCACGTCGCGGCCGGCCAGGTCTTTCGCGTTCGGCGCGTAACGCTCCATGAAGCGCTCGCCGTGGGCGTTGATCAGGTAGCCACCCTCACCGCGGCAACCTTCGGTAACCAGTACACCGGCGCCGGCGATGCCGGTCGGGTGGAACTGCCACATTTCGATGTCCTGCACCGGCACGCCGGCACGCAGGGCCATGCCCACGCCGTCACCGGTGTTGATCAGTGCGTTGGTGGTGGAGGCGTAGATACGGCCGGCACCGCCAGTTGCCAGCACGGTGGCCTTGGACTTGATGTACAGGGTCTCGCCGGTTTCGATGCAGATCGCGATCACGCCAACGAATGCGCCGTCCTGGTTCTTCACCAGGTCAACTGCGTAGTACTCGTTGAGGAAGGTGGTGCCGGCTTTCAGGTTGCCCTGGTACAGGGTGTGCAGCAGCGCG of the Pseudomonas asiatica genome contains:
- a CDS encoding succinate dehydrogenase iron-sulfur subunit, whose translation is MLQVEVYRYNPDTDSAPKMQTFQVDTGGKDLMVLDVLALIKEQDEGFSYRRSCREGVCGSDGMNINGKNGLACITPLSAVVKGNKLILRPLPGLPVIRDLVVDMSIFYKQYEKVKPFLQNDTPAPAIERLQSPEDRDKLDGLYECILCACCSTSCPSFWWNPDKFLGPAALLQAYRFLADSRDTKTQERLASLDDPFSVFRCRGIMNCVNVCPKGLNPTKAIGHVRNMLLQSGT
- the sdhA gene encoding succinate dehydrogenase flavoprotein subunit; protein product: MASIPTISFDAIIIGGGGAGMRAALQLAQGGHKTAVVTKVFPTRSHTVSAQGGITCAIASADPNDDWRWHMYDTVKGSDYIGDQDAIEYMCQEGPAAVFELDHMGLPFSRTETGRIYQRPFGGQSKDFGKGGQAARTCAASDRTGHALLHTLYQGNLKAGTTFLNEYYAVDLVKNQDGAFVGVIAICIETGETLYIKSKATVLATGGAGRIYASTTNALINTGDGVGMALRAGVPVQDIEMWQFHPTGIAGAGVLVTEGCRGEGGYLINAHGERFMERYAPNAKDLAGRDVVARSMVKEIIAGNGVGPNKDHVLLKLDHLGEEVLHSRLPGICELSKTFAHVDPVVAPVPVIPTCHYMMGGVATNIHGQAITMDAEGNDHIIPGLFAVGEVACVSVHGANRLGGNSLLDLVVFGRAAGLHLEKALTEGVEYRDASDTDVDVALNRLNKLNERTTGEDVASLKRELQSCMQNYFGVFRTGEYMQKGIEQLAGLRDRIANVKINDKSQAFNTARIEALELQNLLEVAEATAIAAEARKESRGAHAREDYEDRDDENWLCHTLYYPGEKRVAKRGVNFAPKTVPAFEPKVRTY